The following nucleotide sequence is from Thermostaphylospora chromogena.
AGGGGATGACGCATGGAACGCAGGACGGCCCGGGGGAACCGGCTGGGGCTGGCGCTCCTCGGCGTCCCGCTCCTGGCCGTCGGCGGGTACGCGCTCGCGCGCGGCCTGGGGGGCTTCGGTGCGGCACGTGCCGAGGACAGGATCCTGCTCCCCGGCCACGTCGCCTACTTCGCCGCCAACCGCTGGCTGTGGTGGGTGATCGCCGCATCGGCGCTGGTGCTGGCGCTGCTCGGCCTGCGCTGGCTGCTCGCCCAGAGCCGCAGGGAGACGCTCGGCGGCCTGCGCCTGGAGCAGGGCCGGGACGGCACGACCGAGGTCGAGGCCGCCGGTGTGGTCGACGCGCTCGAAACCGACCTCACCCGGCATCCCGCCGTCCAGCGCGCGCACGCCGACCTCACCGGCACCGGCGCCGCTCCGGGCGTACGGCTGCGCCTGGTCGTGGACGAGGACGCGCCGCTCGACGTCGTGCGCGACCACCTCGATCGGCGGGCGATCCCGCGCATGCGCCAAGCCCTGGAGGTGGAGCACCTGCCCGCCGTGGTACGGCTCGGCACGGGCAAGCCCACGCCGCGCGGCCGGTCGCTGACCTGATCCACCCGCCCCATACGCTCGGGTGAGGACGAGATCCCACGGCTGATCGGAGGAGCGCGGATGAGCGTGGTCAAGATCAACGTGCTGACGGTTCCGCCGGAGATGCGCGAGGCGCTGGAGCGACGGTTCTCCGGGCGCGCGGGCATGGTCGAGGCGGCCGACGGTTTCGAGTGGTTCGAACTGCTGCGCCCGGTGGACGGCACCGACCGCTACCTCGTCTACACGCGGTGGCGCAGCGAGGAGGACTTCCAGCGCTGGCAGAGCAGCGAGGCGTTCCAGGCCGGGCACGCGCAGGCGGCCGGGGAGCGCACGGCGGCGCAGGGTCACGGCCATGAGCAGGGTCACGGACACGGGCAGGGCCCGGCCGCGAGCGCCTCGGAGCTGTGGACCTTCGAGGTCGTGCAGAACACCGGACCGAAGAAGGATTGATCTACCCCGGAGAAGCTGACCGCAAACTGGGAGACGGATAACGATGCTGCCGCGGTGACTGTTGTGACTTGACCCTACCTGTGGGACTCAGAGAGCATGATCCAGCTCCTTGTACGTCTTGGAAGGATCTGGCGTGCGTTCCCGCACACGTGCTCTCGGTCTCGCCCTCGTCATGCTCGCGGCCTGTGCCGGGGTGGCGAGCCCGGCGTCCGCCGCGGCGGAGCCGAAGGTCAAGCGCACCGCCGAGTGCCAGGGCGACTGGCTGCCCGCCACCCCCACCGGCGAAGAGGTCATGCGGGGAGAGCTGTCATTCCTCGGACTGCCCAAGGTCAAGATCGGCAAAGACATCAACTGGCGCTACAGCCCCTATAAGAACCGGTCCTGGGACATGGTCTTCCACTCCCTGCGCTGGATGGGCCGGCTGGTCGCCGATTACGAGAACAACGGCGACGAGCGCTACCTGGAACGCGCCATCGAGATCGCCCGCGACTGGGTGCGGGACAACCCGCGCGGCGGCCGGAACACCAGCCCGTACGCCTGGGACGAGCACCCGATCGCGCTGCGCGCCCCCGCCCTGGTGTGCCTGAGCAAGCACGCCAAGGGCAGCTGGATCAGCAAGACCCTCGCCGAGCACGCGCGCCTGCTGTCCGACCCCAAGCTGTACGAGAAGGGGCACAACCACGGCATCGACCAGGACATCGCCCTGCTCGGCATCGGCTGCCGCTACAACCGTTCCGAGTGGACGAATCTGGCGATCAAGCGGCTCACCGAGACCGTCGAGATCGACGTCGACTCCCAGGGCGCGCTGCGCGAACAGGCCCCGCGCTACGCCGACTACGTCCACAGACGGCTACGGGTCGCCATCACCGGCATCGAAGAGTGCGGCAAGAAGGTGCCCTCTCGGATCACCAAGCGGTTGAAGGCGCTGGAGACGTTCATCTCCCACTCCACCCAGCCCAACGGCTACATGGTGCCGATCGGCGACGGCGGCGCGGACGTGCGTCCGTCCCAGTTCGACCGCATCCCGGGCAAGACCGTGAAGGTTTACAACGCCGGTTACGTCTACGGCCGCACCGCCTGGAACGACCCCGAGTCGGCGTTCTACTCGATCCGCTTCGGCCCGGGGATGAAGTACCACGGGCACGAGGACCATCTCAGCGTCACCTACTACGCGCAGGGCCGCGACGTGCTCGTCGACGTGGGCTTCCACTCCTACGAGAACACCGCCTACCGGCGCTGGACGCTGTCGCCGCAGGCGCACAACGTGCCTGTCGTCGCCGGGGCGGCCTTCCGCCCGCGCACGTCGAGCAAGCTGGTCGGCAGATCCATCGGCGAGAAGCGGCAGACCTTCCGGCTCACCGACCGCGCCTACGGCACCCCCCGGACCCGCTCGGTGCTGGTCAACCACGAGAAAGACGTGATGGCCGTACTGGACTCCGCGGGCTCGGCGCGGATCAGCTCCCTGTGGCACTTCGCCGCCGATCTGTCCGCCAAGAACGCGGGGAAGGGCCGTGTCACCGTCAAGGACGGCTCCGGGTGGAAGGGCTCGCTCGTGCAGCTCGCCATGCCCTCCTGCAAGCCCGTGACCGGGATCAAGGTGGTCAAGGGGCAGACCAACCCCTACCAGGGCTGGGTCTCCACCGGATACCTGCGCAAGACCACCGCGCCCGCGGTGGTCTCCCCCGCCGTCGCCGGGCCGGTGCTCACCGTCGTCGTGCCGGGCGTGGCCGACCCGCGGATCAGCTGCTCCGGCGGCAAGGTGAAGGTGGAGACCGCCGAGGGCGAGGTCTCCTTCCGGGTGAAGGGCTCCGCGCTCGCCTGAGCCTCCGGGCGGAAGGCCTCCCGCGCTTCAGCGGTGCTCCCCCGCGCTCTTCTCGGGAGGCCTTCCGCCCTGAACACGCCGCTGCGCTACTCGGCCTCTCGTCCCGCGCGCAGCAGGGCGTAGGTGACCGCCTCCTCCAAGGCCTGCCAGGACGCCTCGATGATGTTCTCCGCGACGCCCACCGTGGCGAACTCGCCCGAGGCGTCGCTGGAGGTGATGAGCACCCGCGTGACCGCGTCGGTGCCGTGGGTGCCCTCCAGGATGCGCACCTTGAAGTCGACGAGCTCCAGACCCGCCAGCTCCGGGTAGAGCCGCTCCAGCGCCAGCCGTACGGCGCGGTCCAGCGCGTTCACCGGGCCGTTGCCCTCGCCGGTGGCGATGATCCGCTCGCCCTTGGCGTACAGCTTGACCGTGGCTTCGCTGACCACCTCGCCGGTGGGGCGGCGCTCGACGATGGTCCGCCAGGACTCGACCGTGAAGTACCGCCTGCGCTCACCGCCGATGGTGTCGCGCAGCAGCAGCTCGAAGGAGGCGTCGGCGGCCTCGAAGGTGTAGCCCTTCGCCTCCAGCTCCTTCACCCGCTCGACCAGCTCACGCGACTGGTCGGAGGTCAGCTCGTAGCCCATCTCGCGGCCCTTGAGCTCGACCGACGCCCGCCCGGCCATGTCCGACACCAGCATGCGCATGTCGTTGCCCACCTCGGCCGGATCGATGTGCTGGTACAGGCTCGGATCGATCTTGATCGCGCTGGCGTGCAACCCGGCCTTGTGGGTGAAGGCCGACAGTCCCACGTAGGGCTGGTGGGAGTTGGGGGTCACGTTGGTGATCTCGGTGATCGCGTGCGCGATGCGGGTCATGTCGGCCAGCGCCTCCCGCGGCACCAGGTCGAAGCCCCGCTTGAGCTGGAGGTTGGCGATCACCGTGAACAGGTTGGCGTTGCCCGAACGCTCGCCGTACCCGTTGGCGCAGCCCTGCACGTGCGTGGCGCCCGCCTGCACGGCCGCCAGGGTGTTGGCCACCGCGCACCCGGTGTCGTCGTGGCAGTGGATGCCGATCCTGGCCTCGGTCTCGGCGGCGACGGCGACGATCTCGGCCAGTTCATCGGGCAGCATGCCGCCGTTGGTGTCGCACAACGCGATCACATCGGCCCCGGCCTCGGCGGCGGTACGGACGACCTCCAGGGCGTAGGCCGGGTTGGACTTGTAGCCGTCGAAGAAATGCTCGGCGTCGAGGAAGACGCGCCGGCCCTCCGCACGCAGGTGGGAGACCGTGTCGCGGATCATCGCGAGGTTCTCCTCGAGGGTCGTGCGGAGGGCCAGCTCGACATGCCGGTCGTGGCTCTTGGCGACAAGGGTCACGACCGGCGCCTCGGAATCGCGCAGCGCGGCCACCAACGGGTCGTCGGCCGCCTTCATGCCCGCCCGGCGGGTCGCGCCGAACGCGGCGAGCTGCGCATGCTTCAGATCGAGCTCTGTCTTAGCCCGCCTGAAGAACTCGGTGTCCTTGGGGTTCGCCCCGGGCCAGCCTCCCTCGATGAAGCCGACGCCCAAGCCGTCCAGGTGACGCGCGACGGCGAGCTTGTCGGCCACGCTCAGATTGAGCCCTTCCTGCTGGGCACCATCGCGCAGCGTGGTGTCGTAGACATGGAATCGGTCGTCGGCCATGGGTGGTATCTCTCCTGGGAAACAAAAAAAACCTCTCACGGACGTGAGAGGTCTGCGCGCCGGCGGGGTCCTGGATTACGTCGTGCCGGCGCGCCTGCCGATAATGAGCAGACCGCTGAACATGGTGTTCACAGTCTGCCATACCGCCTGGCCGTCGCGCACACCCATCCCCGGATGCGCCGCGAGGCGTCTTCCCCCGACGAGCAGAATGGGCGTCATGAAGGCGACCTATCTGGAACCCGCCGTCGGCCAGTACCTGCTCGCGCACGCCACCCAGCCCGACGCCCTGCTGGATGAGCTGGCCAGGGAGACCCGCGAGGTCACCCACCACCGGGCCACGATGCAGATCTCCCCTGACCAGGGGCCGTTCCTCACCATGATCGCCCAGCTCAGCCGGGCCGTGAACGCCGTCGAGGTGGGCACCTTCACCGGCTACTCGTCGATCTGCCTGGCCCGCGGCCTCGCCCCCGGCGGCAGGCTGACCTGCTTCGACGTCAGCGAGGAGTGGACGGCCATCGCCCGCCGCTACTGGGAGCGCGCCGGGCTCGCCGACCGCATCCGCCTGGTCATCGGCCCGGCCGCGGAGTCCCTGCGCGGCTTCCCCGCCACCCCACCGATCGACCTCGCCTTCATCGACGCGGACAAGGCCGCCTACCCCGTCTACTACGAGCTGATCATGGAGCGTCTGGCCCCCGGCGGGGTGATCCTCGTCGACAACACGCTCAGAGACGGCACCGTCGCCGACCCCACCGCCGACGACCCGGACACCCGCGCCATGCGCGCCTTCAACGACAAGGTCATGAACGATCCCCGCGTGACCAGCCTGATCCTGCCCATCGCCGACGGGCTCACGATGATCAGGAAGAACTAGCGCGCCATGCCGCGGCCGGGCCGCGCGGTACGCGCGTCCCGGCCGTACGCGGCTCAGCAGATCTTGTGGATCCAGCCGTGGGTGTCGGGGCGGGAGCCGTACTGGATGCCGATGAGCTCCTCGCGGAGCTTGAGGGTCAGCGGACCGGGAGTGCCGTCGCCGACGGTCCAGGAGCGGTCGGCGCCCTTGACCGATCCCACCGGGGTGACCACGGCCGCGGTGCCGCAGGCGAAGACCTCGGTCAGCTCGCCCGACTCGCAGCCGGCCTGCCACTCCTCGATCGAGATCCTGCCCTCCTCCGCCCGCAGGCCCATGTCCCGGGCGAGGGCGAGCAGCGAATCGCGGGTGATGCCGGGCAGGAGCGTGCCGGTGAGCGCGGGTGTGAGCAGGCGGTCGCCGTAGACGAAGAACAGGTTCATGCCGCCCATCTCCTCCACGTAGCGGTGCTCGTGGGCGTCGAGCCAGACCACCTGGTCACAGCCGTTCTCGACCGCCTGCCGCTGGGCGACGAACGCGGCGGCGTAGTTGCCGCCGCACTTGGCGAA
It contains:
- a CDS encoding antibiotic biosynthesis monooxygenase family protein: MSVVKINVLTVPPEMREALERRFSGRAGMVEAADGFEWFELLRPVDGTDRYLVYTRWRSEEDFQRWQSSEAFQAGHAQAAGERTAAQGHGHEQGHGHGQGPAASASELWTFEVVQNTGPKKD
- a CDS encoding heparinase II/III family protein is translated as MRSRTRALGLALVMLAACAGVASPASAAAEPKVKRTAECQGDWLPATPTGEEVMRGELSFLGLPKVKIGKDINWRYSPYKNRSWDMVFHSLRWMGRLVADYENNGDERYLERAIEIARDWVRDNPRGGRNTSPYAWDEHPIALRAPALVCLSKHAKGSWISKTLAEHARLLSDPKLYEKGHNHGIDQDIALLGIGCRYNRSEWTNLAIKRLTETVEIDVDSQGALREQAPRYADYVHRRLRVAITGIEECGKKVPSRITKRLKALETFISHSTQPNGYMVPIGDGGADVRPSQFDRIPGKTVKVYNAGYVYGRTAWNDPESAFYSIRFGPGMKYHGHEDHLSVTYYAQGRDVLVDVGFHSYENTAYRRWTLSPQAHNVPVVAGAAFRPRTSSKLVGRSIGEKRQTFRLTDRAYGTPRTRSVLVNHEKDVMAVLDSAGSARISSLWHFAADLSAKNAGKGRVTVKDGSGWKGSLVQLAMPSCKPVTGIKVVKGQTNPYQGWVSTGYLRKTTAPAVVSPAVAGPVLTVVVPGVADPRISCSGGKVKVETAEGEVSFRVKGSALA
- the cimA gene encoding citramalate synthase, whose protein sequence is MADDRFHVYDTTLRDGAQQEGLNLSVADKLAVARHLDGLGVGFIEGGWPGANPKDTEFFRRAKTELDLKHAQLAAFGATRRAGMKAADDPLVAALRDSEAPVVTLVAKSHDRHVELALRTTLEENLAMIRDTVSHLRAEGRRVFLDAEHFFDGYKSNPAYALEVVRTAAEAGADVIALCDTNGGMLPDELAEIVAVAAETEARIGIHCHDDTGCAVANTLAAVQAGATHVQGCANGYGERSGNANLFTVIANLQLKRGFDLVPREALADMTRIAHAITEITNVTPNSHQPYVGLSAFTHKAGLHASAIKIDPSLYQHIDPAEVGNDMRMLVSDMAGRASVELKGREMGYELTSDQSRELVERVKELEAKGYTFEAADASFELLLRDTIGGERRRYFTVESWRTIVERRPTGEVVSEATVKLYAKGERIIATGEGNGPVNALDRAVRLALERLYPELAGLELVDFKVRILEGTHGTDAVTRVLITSSDASGEFATVGVAENIIEASWQALEEAVTYALLRAGREAE
- a CDS encoding O-methyltransferase, with the translated sequence MKATYLEPAVGQYLLAHATQPDALLDELARETREVTHHRATMQISPDQGPFLTMIAQLSRAVNAVEVGTFTGYSSICLARGLAPGGRLTCFDVSEEWTAIARRYWERAGLADRIRLVIGPAAESLRGFPATPPIDLAFIDADKAAYPVYYELIMERLAPGGVILVDNTLRDGTVADPTADDPDTRAMRAFNDKVMNDPRVTSLILPIADGLTMIRKN